The Mesotoga sp. UBA6090 region TGCTGAAAGCAACCTCCTAACAACGTATCCGAACTCCATTCTCTGCTCTTCTTACTTTTTCTGAGTTTCTCTCAAGAACACAAGACTCTCGTTAGCCAGAGATCTGAAACCTTCTACAGCGTTATTCGAAGCAAATATCGTGTTTGCAGAATACAGGAACAGAATTGGCGAGTCTTCCACAAGCTTTTTCTGGAGCTCTACGTAGATCTTCTGTCTTGCGTAAATATCCGACTCACTTCTTCCTCTATCCAGTAGTTCATCCACCTCGGGGTTGCTATAGAGAAATACATTGGTTGATCCGCCGGTTCTGAAGGTTCTATTGAATTGAATATCCGGATCGATAGAACCGCTGTTCGAAGAAATGAAAGAGTCAAAATCACTTTCTCTCCATTTGCTAATGAAGATGCCCCATTCAACAATGTTAATCTTTGCTGTTACACCTATTTCGGCAAGCTGAGCCTGAATGACCTGGGCGACTTTGTCAAAGTTATATCTCTGAGCAGCAACAATCTCAAACTCAAAACCATTTGGATAGCCAGCATCAGTTAGCAGCTGTTTCGCCTTTGCAGGGTTGTAGGTGTACTCCTCGAACTCATTTGGCTGAACCGCCCAGAAATCTAGTTCCGGATTGAGCGGGCCAGTCACCGTTGCCTCGTCAAAAGCGACCGCCTTAACGATCATCTCTCTGTTTATCGCGTAATTCAGAGCATTTCTAACCTCTGGCTTGCTTAAAGCGCCTCTTGTTGTATTAAAGCCCAACAAATAATAACTCAGAACTGGTGTTCTGAATATCTTGAATCTATCCGTCGACAGCTGGTTTAGACTTAGTGGTTCGCCAATCTTAGCGAGATCAACATCTCCATTTCTCAGAGCAGAGACTCTTGTAACCTCTTCTGGCATAATCATCATCTTTATTTCGCTTAGATAAGGGAGTCCCTCCACAAAGTACTCGGCGTTCTTTCTCAGTGTTATGTAGTTACCTGCTACAAATTCGGCCATAAGGAAGGGGCCTGTTCCATTTGTCACGAGCTGCAGATTTGCTCCAGACTCTACAAAGCTCTTTGAAAGTATTGCGCTGTTGACACCTGCGAAGTTAGGTAGAAGTGAAGAGGCCATTGGAATCTTCAATTTGAACTCAACCTTGTTGCCTTCTATGACCTTTATCGATTTCAC contains the following coding sequences:
- a CDS encoding ABC transporter substrate-binding protein is translated as MRKSLAVIVVAILSVALFAVSDVLVIAIETEPVGFDPTLVTAFASHRVLENVYDGLLRYDENMNLIPNLAEDFEVVDPYTIVFEIREGVKFHNGEVLTVEDVLYTFERIMDPDVKAPAATYYGEVKSIKVIEGNKVEFKLKIPMASSLLPNFAGVNSAILSKSFVESGANLQLVTNGTGPFLMAEFVAGNYITLRKNAEYFVEGLPYLSEIKMMIMPEEVTRVSALRNGDVDLAKIGEPLSLNQLSTDRFKIFRTPVLSYYLLGFNTTRGALSKPEVRNALNYAINREMIVKAVAFDEATVTGPLNPELDFWAVQPNEFEEYTYNPAKAKQLLTDAGYPNGFEFEIVAAQRYNFDKVAQVIQAQLAEIGVTAKINIVEWGIFISKWRESDFDSFISSNSGSIDPDIQFNRTFRTGGSTNVFLYSNPEVDELLDRGRSESDIYARQKIYVELQKKLVEDSPILFLYSANTIFASNNAVEGFRSLANESLVFLRETQKK